GTCATTTAACTTATCGGCCGGCTTTACAGTGCGGGCAACCTCAATCAGCTTCCCGTCAATTAGCAAAGAAATCAGGACATCCGTAGTAAGAACCACAGGGACCCCCGTTGATGGATCTGTTGGATGCCGTACTCCTATTTCTTCGGCGATACGTTGAGTGATGTCTCTCTCAAGCAAAGGGTACTGCTCTCTGATATCCACTACATTGTTCGCCCATTCCAAGAGGTAAAAGAGGCGGGTTTCATGATCAGATAAGAAGTGACGAATCCGCCCCGTCCGCCAACCTGTGACGCGGGTGATTCGGCCGGTTGAAGGAACGTCATGAGCCGTTAGCCAAGGTTTGTAATCCTTCCCCTGCCCTTGGCCTCTCCCTTCTTTGATAAATCGCTTGATCTTCGATTCGTCAAAGGCGTACTTGTACTTGGCCATAATAACAATCCCGAGAGGGTCCAAAACCCGCCTCGGGAAAGTTTATAACTTTATTCTCTTTTTTAAAGTATTATTTTCTTTTTCACACCATTATTTTCATCCCACAACCGGCCTGACAGACTGGCCACAGGCTATTCAACCGTGACTGATTTGGCCAGGTTGCGCGGCTGATCAACGTCGCAACCGCGCCGCACGCCGATGTGATAGGCCAGCAGTTGCAACGGCAATATGGCCAGGATCGGCGAAATCAAATCGGAGGCCGCCGGCACTTCGATCACCGTGTCGGCAATCTCGTGCGCGTGGGTATCGCCTTCCGTGACGA
This genomic stretch from Blastocatellia bacterium harbors:
- a CDS encoding TnsA endonuclease C-terminal domain-containing protein, whose translation is MAKYKYAFDESKIKRFIKEGRGQGQGKDYKPWLTAHDVPSTGRITRVTGWRTGRIRHFLSDHETRLFYLLEWANNVVDIREQYPLLERDITQRIAEEIGVRHPTDPSTGVPVVLTTDVLISLLIDGKLIEVARTVKPADKLNDLRVIEKLEIERRYWEAKGVDWGIITEKEIPKVLAKNIEIIHPFYWLEPTTELDIPHLLSLASKLKRRLQGATGSIIQVADDLDTEMNLSEGTSLYLFKHLVARKEILLDMTRKLNFAQPAREIKSILFEVAHKELSA